From Anaeromusa acidaminophila DSM 3853, a single genomic window includes:
- a CDS encoding recombinase family protein, with protein MKKVTTIKAAPGFDEVGKRITKLRVCAYCRVSTMHEEQQNSFDAQIRHYSSMIESNSDWKFAGIYADEGISGKNKKNRTEFLRMIRDAENRKIDLVITKSISRFARNTADCIETVRLLKNWGVGVFFENINADTRRKPMIRAFIGI; from the coding sequence ATGAAAAAAGTAACGACCATTAAAGCAGCACCTGGATTTGATGAGGTTGGAAAAAGGATCACTAAGCTTCGTGTTTGTGCATATTGCAGGGTCAGCACAATGCACGAAGAACAGCAAAATTCTTTTGATGCGCAGATTCGGCATTATAGCTCTATGATTGAGAGTAATTCGGATTGGAAATTTGCCGGCATTTATGCGGATGAAGGGATATCCGGCAAAAACAAGAAGAACCGGACGGAATTTCTGCGGATGATTAGGGACGCTGAAAATCGCAAAATAGACCTTGTAATTACAAAGTCTATCAGCCGCTTTGCAAGAAACACTGCCGACTGCATTGAAACAGTCAGGCTCTTGAAAAACTGGGGCGTTGGGGTGTTTTTCGAGAACATAAACGCCGATACCCGAAGAAAGCCGATGATACGGGCATTTATAGGCATTTAA
- a CDS encoding SHOCT domain-containing protein: MLIQPVISNEYEVASHIIKSMLQKGLITKREYEKIDAENRRTFINESTTK; the protein is encoded by the coding sequence ATGTTAATACAACCGGTGATATCAAATGAGTATGAAGTGGCTAGCCATATTATCAAAAGCATGCTTCAAAAAGGCCTAATCACAAAGAGAGAATACGAAAAAATCGATGCGGAAAACAGGCGAACATTTATCAATGAATCAACGACTAAATGA
- a CDS encoding DUF6088 family protein — protein MSATQCVLQYVEKMPALAIIIARELYMKNFFDMTEAAFLKSLERLSKDGKIARISKGIYCKPKMTRFGMILVGEKEIVQYFLGENNKYGFETGYKLYNKYKLTTQISKKIEIYSMKSNVAQGTVKNVNVKRLDSFYKPHMLSTIEFMEILENYHEIEDLNQKSFAAYCGYAVKEFDEKIFEQAYKKLSYKKRTIAFLKQLLDFYGIRNGLKKYLNGTSRYRTPRMEMVV, from the coding sequence ATGAGTGCCACCCAGTGCGTATTGCAATATGTGGAGAAGATGCCAGCGCTGGCAATTATAATTGCACGAGAATTATATATGAAAAATTTTTTTGATATGACAGAAGCGGCTTTTTTGAAAAGCTTGGAACGGTTGAGCAAAGATGGGAAAATTGCTCGAATTAGTAAAGGCATATATTGCAAGCCCAAGATGACACGTTTCGGCATGATTCTAGTGGGAGAAAAGGAAATCGTTCAATACTTTCTCGGGGAAAACAATAAGTATGGTTTTGAAACAGGCTATAAACTATACAATAAATACAAGCTTACAACGCAGATTTCCAAAAAAATTGAGATCTATTCGATGAAAAGCAATGTGGCGCAGGGGACTGTAAAAAACGTAAATGTAAAAAGACTGGATTCTTTTTATAAACCTCACATGCTTTCAACAATAGAGTTTATGGAGATATTGGAGAATTACCATGAAATTGAAGACTTGAATCAAAAGAGCTTTGCAGCATATTGTGGGTATGCAGTGAAGGAATTTGATGAAAAAATTTTTGAGCAAGCTTACAAAAAGTTGAGTTACAAAAAGAGGACGATTGCTTTTTTGAAACAGCTGTTGGACTTTTATGGGATTAGGAATGGTTTGAAAAAATATTTGAATGGGACTTCGAGATATCGCACTCCGAGAATGGAGATGGTAGTATGA
- a CDS encoding N-acetylmuramoyl-L-alanine amidase family protein has product MRVVVDPGHAGRNIDPGAVNATTGLQEADVALSVSRLVEKYLLAVGYEVKLTRIDWEQAETDDLSYRTALANDWGADIFISLHCNSAENPRAEGYEVWTSPGDTLGDTLATSLYRQIADEFPDRKGRTDYSDGDPDKESRFYVLVHTDAPACLVEMAFISNEEEAALLADAAWQDRYARAIARGVTDYFVAMEG; this is encoded by the coding sequence ATGAGAGTGGTAGTCGACCCAGGCCATGCGGGCCGAAATATTGACCCTGGTGCAGTAAACGCAACAACGGGCCTGCAGGAAGCGGATGTTGCGCTGAGCGTTTCGCGGCTAGTTGAAAAATATTTACTTGCGGTAGGGTATGAGGTGAAGCTAACCCGAATCGACTGGGAACAAGCAGAAACAGATGATTTAAGCTATCGGACAGCTCTGGCGAATGACTGGGGCGCCGATATTTTTATTTCCCTTCATTGCAATAGCGCGGAAAATCCGCGTGCGGAAGGCTATGAGGTTTGGACTTCGCCGGGGGATACGCTGGGAGATACACTTGCGACTAGCCTTTATAGGCAGATTGCCGACGAGTTTCCTGATCGAAAAGGAAGGACAGATTACTCGGATGGCGATCCGGACAAAGAGTCCCGCTTTTATGTATTGGTCCATACCGATGCACCGGCGTGCCTTGTGGAAATGGCGTTTATTTCTAACGAAGAGGAAGCGGCACTATTAGCAGACGCTGCATGGCAGGACCGATATGCCAGAGCGATTGCGCGGGGAGTGACCGATTATTTTGTAGCAATGGAGGGATGA
- a CDS encoding (2Fe-2S)-binding protein, which yields MVENCCCSSSCCGAALVCPICNNLGQSVPFETVKSMVRVNIPAEGEFGVCLTADCDVVYFSSDAIFRQADVEVPIAWKKGANPKYVCYCNQVTEVEIVRAVVENNAKTVGDVAKATGAMKNGKCLINNPKGACCHKDIENVIQQALESK from the coding sequence ATGGTGGAGAACTGTTGCTGTTCATCCTCTTGCTGTGGTGCAGCTTTGGTATGTCCAATTTGCAACAATTTAGGGCAGTCTGTACCCTTTGAAACAGTCAAAAGTATGGTTCGTGTCAATATCCCGGCAGAGGGTGAATTTGGCGTTTGTTTAACAGCCGATTGTGACGTGGTGTATTTTAGTTCTGATGCCATATTTCGTCAGGCGGATGTTGAGGTTCCAATTGCATGGAAGAAGGGGGCTAATCCCAAGTACGTGTGCTATTGCAACCAAGTTACCGAGGTTGAAATTGTTCGTGCCGTAGTTGAAAACAACGCAAAAACAGTTGGTGATGTTGCAAAGGCAACAGGAGCTATGAAAAACGGTAAATGTCTAATCAATAATCCTAAAGGAGCTTGCTGCCACAAGGATATTGAGAACGTAATTCAGCAAGCATTAGAGAGTAAATGA